The region TTTAGCCAGTTTTAAAAGCTCTTCATCTTTTACATCACCTACAATGGAAATCAGCTGGGTACCCGCCGGCATGTCTTCGCTCATCTTCTGCAGATCAGGCATTTCCTTAATGCATGGCTGGCAGAAGGTAGCCCATATATTGATCATTGTTAGTTTATGCCCCGCAAAAATGGAATTATCAACAGCTTTGCAGTCGAGATCATTTGCAGAAAATGCACCTAGGTCGCCTACCGTAAATGTCGCAGGTTTTATACTTGCCTTTATGGCTGGGAGCATTTGGACGATCTCGTCATAATCTGCCTTCATATTGGAATCAAAGGCGGAGGTGTCAACTATGGGCTGTGCGTATATATATACGGTGCCGTCTTTCCGGCAGATTTCCTCCGAGGTCTCACACTTCGTGATGTCCGCGGCCCTTTTATTGGAACTCATCCATCCATCCCACTTTTCCGCAGGATATTCCAGAACTTTGAACGGGCAGTATTCACCCTTTTGAGGCATGAAGAATATATCCAAATGGTCGGAAGGGTCGGTTTCAGCCTTGGGAATATCCTTCTCCAATAGAGAAAGATCGCCAAACATCACTTCATATTTGCCTGGTATGATGGTTTGGTTGTCGAGATATTTGATCGGCAGCTTTAGCGTGATTCCCATACCATCTTCCGTATAGTCCTTATAATCGGTATAATCATAGTTTTCTTCCTGACGCACCGTACTTTGGTCATTTTTTGAAGTTTCACCTTGTGTGCAGCCAGCTAAGAGTACGGTGAGCGTGAATGTGCACAAGAGAACTGTAAGAATCTTACTTATAATATTTTTTTTCATGTTTTTCCTCCGAAAATTTATTTGAGTGTTTTTTCTACTTGGATTGCATTTTGAGGGCATTTATTCTTACATAAACCGCAGCGGATACATTCCGTATGGTTTGGCGTTTTCACGGGCTCCACATTCATAGGGCAGATTTTGCCGCATATCCCGCAGTCAGTGCATTTGTTCCGGTCTATGTAATAGCGATAAAAGCTAAAACGATTGAACAGTGAGTAAAAAGCGCCCAACGGACATAAATATTTGCAAAACGGTCTGAATATCATCATAGAAGAAAGAATTACAACCGCTAAAATAAGTATTTTCCATGAGAATAACCAGCCGATGGTGGCTTGCAGAGGCTTATTCATGCTAACTAGTGGGATACCGCCCTCCAAGGTACCTGCGGGACATAAATACTTACAGAAAAACGGAACCGTGGATCCGTAGGAATCTGCTGCCAATAACGGCAACAGTACTACAAGGATGGCTAACACTAGATATTTGCCAAACCGCATGATCCGTTCAAGTTTTTGTGGGATTTTGAGTTTAAGAAGGGGGACTTTGTGTAAAAGATCCTGTATAAACCCAAAAGGGCAGAGAAATCCACACAAAAGCCTTCCAAACAATATTCCCATAAGAGCTAAAAATCCAAGTACATAAAAGGATATGCCGTAAATCGAACTTCCTGCCGATACCTGGAGGGAGCCGATAGGGCAGGCCCCAAGAGCTCCGGGACAGGAATAACAATTAAGAATCGGCAGGCAGAGGTTTTTGCTTTTTCCAGTGTAAATCTTACCCTTCCAAAATCCGGCGACATTTGCGTTCATCAAAACGGCAGACAAGCACTGGATTATTGTACGTTTAAATTTTTTAACCAATACCAATACACTCCAGACATATGTTTATTGCTTTATTAAACACTGCTTCATACTCCCAATTCAAAGTACCAATCACCAGAAGCGAAATAGCTAAAAAAAGTATTGAATATCGCGTAAATCGTATGTTCATTTTAATTATCATAGAACCCTCCTTCTTTTTGAACAGAATATTATCGCCGACATTTTGATGTTAGCAGGCGGTTGTTACTTAGCTGCGTAAAAGTTGTGTCAAAGATGTAATAACGGCAGAACTTTTTTAACAACGATAATCTTCCTAAGTATTGGAAGAGGAGCTATCAACGAACGTAAGGTAAACTACCTTATCTTCTACGAAGGTTTTTTTACCGCATACTCAGAAGGCTCTATTTCTGGCTGGTGGATACTGTCGTTCTCCTGTCATCTACTTGTGAATGTCCTCCTTAAAACCTTACAAAATCTGTTGTAAGGTTAAGGATGTCTCCTCGATTTATGCGACAAAAAACACCAGCCCGCACATTCAGCATAACAGTCAAATGTTATTTTACTGTTCGATTAGTTGTATCAAAGCTGTCGGTTCTTCTGGGGGATAATGCCAATATAAAATTTACAGCTCAGTAGAAAAGAGTTATACTTATTAATAGAACTGTCGTATTGGTGTAAAAGGAAAAGATATCAGTTTTATATAAGCGTGTTAACATCTTTGAGACAACTTAGTGTTATTCTTTAATTAATTATCTTTATAGCATAGAAAGGCTGGTGGATCACTTGCTGAATATTTTGATTGTAGAAGACGAGCAGGCAATCAATGAATTAATTTATTTAAATTTGAGCGATGAAGGATACCGCTGCACGCGTGCCTATGACGGGGAAGAAGCGGCCAACCTCATAGAAAATTATAACTATGACCTGATTTTACTGGACATCATGCTACCGAAAATCAATGGATATGAATTATTTGATTATATACACCCATTGGGTACACCTGTAATTTTTATCACCGCCAAAAGCGATATCAATGATCGAATCCGGGGGTTGAGACTTGGGGCTGATGATTATATTTCCAAACCGTTTCAGGTGGGAGAACTGCTAGCACGTGTGGAGGCAGTCATTAGGCGTTTTGGAAAAAGCGAAAGAAAAATTGAGCTGTATGGCGTAACGATTGATTTAAATTCCCGTGAGGTACGAAAAGACGGCCAACTAATTGAGCTGACCGTGAAAGAGTTTGAATTGCTGATTCAGTTAATTCAAAATAAAAATGTAGCGCTTCGACGCAGTTGGCTATATGAGCGGGTGTGGGAAGGTGAATTCACAGGCGAGACACGGACGCTTGATACACATATCCAGCGTCTGCGGAAAAAGTTGGAATGGGAAGATCGTATCAAGACAGTATTCCGAATTGGCTATCGGCTTGAGGTATTGAAATGAAGCTGTTTGCGAAAATCTTTCTCTGTGCAATGATCGTCCTCAGCATCGCGTTGTCCCTGTCCGGTTATCTGCTCATAACGTTGTCATACAAAAATGCGGTTGATCAGGAAACGCAGCGCACAATGGATCAGTATCAGTATATCAAGTTTCTGCTTCAGGCCGACCTTCTAAATCGACGGGATCAAACCGATAAAAACAATTTATCTGATCCGATTTCTGCAAGCTTTTCAAAGCTCGCAGGTCAGAATTTGCCCGGCTTATCAAGCGGCGGGAATTACATTTCTGTTTTTGGTGAAGATAAGATGTCCATATATTCGACCTTTCCCTCTAATCCGGATTTCAATATATCCGACTACGACTTAAATCAAAAAATCGTCAATAAAATAGAGCAAATTGGGGACAGGACCTATGTTTTAGTGCTCGGTAAGATCACGCAGAGCGGCCAGACGGTTTATCTCTTGACCGCAACCGATATTCAGGCCGTTATCGACCAAAAGGAAGAAATGGTCCGGAATTACGGTACGATTTATTTCGTAACGATAGGCTTTGGCATTATTCTGGTTATGATCTTTTCCGCTTTGCTGACCGGTCCAATCCAAAAGATGTCGGCGGCTGCAGCCAGGGTCGCCCACGGTAATTACAGTGAACGGCTTAAGGTTTTTTCTAATGATGAAATGGGAGAACTTTCAAGGAGGTTCAATACGATGGCGGAAACAATTGAGGATAGAATCGCAGAGCTTTCAAATGCTGCAAAGCAGAAAGAGGATTTTGTCTCCAATTTTGCCCATGAACTGAAAACGCCTTTGACATCGGTCATAGGTTATGCAGATATGATCTATCAGAATCCATTGTCTCGAGAGGATACCAGAAAAGCGGCGGCACACATTATGGACGAAGGCCTCCGCCTCGAGGCACTCTCGCTCAAGCTGATGGATCTGATCGTTTTAAACCGGCAGGATTTTATCCTTGAGGAACTTCCGGCGGATGAGCTCCTGCAGAATATTGCGGATACGCTGAGGCCGTTGTTATTAAACGAAAATATAAAATTCAAGTTGGAAACGGTGAAAGCCTATATCAGAGTCGACTATGACCTTTTCAAAACGCTTCTGCTCAATCTCGTAGACAACGCGGTCAAAGCGGGAAGCGCGGAAATTAGCTTGACTGGGGAAATTACGGCGAACAGCTATCGCATCGGCATTTCGGATAACGGGCGCGGTATTCCGGCAGACGAGCTGGACCGCATCACAGAGGCATTTTATATGGTGGACAAGTCCCGATCCAGAAAACAGCACGGTGCAGGCCTCGGCCTTTCGCTTGCTTCAAAAATAGCTCAAATACACGGCAGCCGGTTGGAGTTTGAAAGTGTGCAGGGAAAGGGAACGACGGTTTCTCTTCCTTTACCGTTGGAAGGTGGTGGATTGGGTGCTTAAGCGACATATACTTACAGCGGTTGCTGCCGTTTTCTCGATGCTTATTGTGTTCGGGTGCTGGATTTTAACAAATGAGCTGTTGAATCGGCAACATTTGGGCCTGATGAATACTGTGCATACCGTCAGCGTGATGGAACCTCCGGAAGCTGAATTAGGTGCCGAACCAGCAAAGGTTACTCTGAGCACTCAGGAAATTGCGAATATTCTCAAAGTTTGGCAATCAAGCCAGACACAGCATTATCATGATCCGTATGATGGCCAGCTAACGATGGAAGAGGCGATCAAGGCGGCAAATTCCGGGTTGTCGCATTTTTGTGAAAGCGGCGTTTTACCGAAAGAGCTCCTCGAGAGTGATTTCACGCAGACAAATGCGTTTTTATTCGATGTACAGGCTCCCATAGTAGTCCCCCCGGAGGGTTTACCCGCCTCGAACCCGGCGTACAGCTTCTGGTCGGTTAGTGTGAGCAATCGTGGAGTATCGATACTGCTGACACTGAACGCGTACACGGGCCAAATTTGGTGGGCAGAAATCCGCTTGATTACTCAGACGCTTGATTTTAACAGTACTAACATATTGGATTTGCTTGAAGAATATGAAGCCTATCTCGGACTTTCCGACAGCGGATCATTAAATAGCAATAGCGACTATGCGACCAAAAGTTATGAAAATAATCATATTGGAATAATTGTGTATAAAAAGACGGGTGAATCCGGTCACTATGAATTGCTGAATTTTTCTCTGAATCAAAACGTTAGTTGACAACCTGGACACAGCTCTCGGACAACTGCGAGACATCTCCCTGTTATGATTTGAAGCGTAAATTTTAACAGGGAGGTTTTTATATAAAAATATATTTGTTCCTTTGAGGTATAAGGGCCAGTGATGTTTGACTTGTTAATTTATAACTGGAGCTAATGGGAAAACTGGTCGTGCTATAATTAAGGCGGATACTTGGTCGAAAGCTAAATGATTTTTTATCCTTCATTCTTAGAACATCGAGAAGCAAAATATAGCAATACAAGTATCAATTTGTTTAGAATGAGTTTATGAAAATGAGTTATAATTAAATTGAGGTGATGAAGCATGATTCATATTCTTGTTGTAGACGATGACAAAAATACGAGAAGATTTATGAAAGCAGTGTTAGAAGAAGAACAGTATATTGTATTTACAGCTTCCAATGGAGTGGAAGCTTTGGATATTTTAGATACTACTCACATTGATTTGGTTGTGTTAGATATTATGATGCCAAAGATGGATGGCTATGAATTTACGGAGATTTTGCGCAGCGTACAAAATGAACTTCCTATATTAATGGTTTCGGCGAAGCAACTTCCTGCTGATCGAAAAAAAGGATTTCAAGTAGGAATCGATGATTTTATGACAAAACCTGTGGATGCAGAGGAAATGGTACTACGCATTAAAGCACTGTTACGTCGTGCTAAGATTACAAGTGAACGAAAAATAATGATTGGAAATGTAGTACTTGATGAAGACTCTTTATCGGTAACACGAGAGGGAGAAACACAAGTACTCCCACAAAAGGAGTTTCAGCTTCTATTTAAATTATTATCTTATCCTGGTAAGATATTTACAAGGATTCAGCTTATGGATGAAATCTGGGGGACAGAGAGTGACTCGGGTTGGGAAACTGTAACTGTACATGTTGGCCGGTTACGTAGGCGATTTGAGGGTTGGCCAGAATTTCAAATTGATTCAGTGCGGGGGCTAGGATATAAGG is a window of Lachnoclostridium phytofermentans ISDg DNA encoding:
- a CDS encoding TlpA family protein disulfide reductase, whose protein sequence is MKKNIISKILTVLLCTFTLTVLLAGCTQGETSKNDQSTVRQEENYDYTDYKDYTEDGMGITLKLPIKYLDNQTIIPGKYEVMFGDLSLLEKDIPKAETDPSDHLDIFFMPQKGEYCPFKVLEYPAEKWDGWMSSNKRAADITKCETSEEICRKDGTVYIYAQPIVDTSAFDSNMKADYDEIVQMLPAIKASIKPATFTVGDLGAFSANDLDCKAVDNSIFAGHKLTMINIWATFCQPCIKEMPDLQKMSEDMPAGTQLISIVGDVKDEELLKLAKKIAKDAGVSFTSIVPDNSLKEYLDNNMIAYPTTLFVDSAGKIIGEPIIGERDMSVYKEVLNDRLTQVGS
- a CDS encoding 4Fe-4S binding protein, producing MVKKFKRTIIQCLSAVLMNANVAGFWKGKIYTGKSKNLCLPILNCYSCPGALGACPIGSLQVSAGSSIYGISFYVLGFLALMGILFGRLLCGFLCPFGFIQDLLHKVPLLKLKIPQKLERIMRFGKYLVLAILVVLLPLLAADSYGSTVPFFCKYLCPAGTLEGGIPLVSMNKPLQATIGWLFSWKILILAVVILSSMMIFRPFCKYLCPLGAFYSLFNRFSFYRYYIDRNKCTDCGICGKICPMNVEPVKTPNHTECIRCGLCKNKCPQNAIQVEKTLK
- a CDS encoding CD1871A family CXXC motif-containing protein, producing MIIKMNIRFTRYSILFLAISLLVIGTLNWEYEAVFNKAINICLECIGIG
- a CDS encoding response regulator transcription factor; translated protein: MLNILIVEDEQAINELIYLNLSDEGYRCTRAYDGEEAANLIENYNYDLILLDIMLPKINGYELFDYIHPLGTPVIFITAKSDINDRIRGLRLGADDYISKPFQVGELLARVEAVIRRFGKSERKIELYGVTIDLNSREVRKDGQLIELTVKEFELLIQLIQNKNVALRRSWLYERVWEGEFTGETRTLDTHIQRLRKKLEWEDRIKTVFRIGYRLEVLK
- a CDS encoding sensor histidine kinase, with the protein product MKLFAKIFLCAMIVLSIALSLSGYLLITLSYKNAVDQETQRTMDQYQYIKFLLQADLLNRRDQTDKNNLSDPISASFSKLAGQNLPGLSSGGNYISVFGEDKMSIYSTFPSNPDFNISDYDLNQKIVNKIEQIGDRTYVLVLGKITQSGQTVYLLTATDIQAVIDQKEEMVRNYGTIYFVTIGFGIILVMIFSALLTGPIQKMSAAAARVAHGNYSERLKVFSNDEMGELSRRFNTMAETIEDRIAELSNAAKQKEDFVSNFAHELKTPLTSVIGYADMIYQNPLSREDTRKAAAHIMDEGLRLEALSLKLMDLIVLNRQDFILEELPADELLQNIADTLRPLLLNENIKFKLETVKAYIRVDYDLFKTLLLNLVDNAVKAGSAEISLTGEITANSYRIGISDNGRGIPADELDRITEAFYMVDKSRSRKQHGAGLGLSLASKIAQIHGSRLEFESVQGKGTTVSLPLPLEGGGLGA
- a CDS encoding response regulator transcription factor, which produces MIHILVVDDDKNTRRFMKAVLEEEQYIVFTASNGVEALDILDTTHIDLVVLDIMMPKMDGYEFTEILRSVQNELPILMVSAKQLPADRKKGFQVGIDDFMTKPVDAEEMVLRIKALLRRAKITSERKIMIGNVVLDEDSLSVTREGETQVLPQKEFQLLFKLLSYPGKIFTRIQLMDEIWGTESDSGWETVTVHVGRLRRRFEGWPEFQIDSVRGLGYKAVKLV